CAATCCATCTAACAAGTATAAGCTTCGTTTCTTTATGAAGGTCTTACATACGTACGCTTCGTCGCCGAGTATACCGGGGTATGCGCGCACGGATATAACCCGCCGATACTTGACATAATAATCAAGTGACGATTTCCCTTCGTCTTCTCGGGCGATCGGCGAAAATAATGCATGGCAAGGTAACTGGTATAAATCGCCCCAGTGAAGTTAATATCCGTCAGACCAGTCATAtcaggtggtggtgggatcCCAGTAGGATGGCTGGCGAAAAACATCGCGGTGTCCTCAGCGATACCGGCGTTCGCAAGGACGAAGTCTAGTCGCTTCTCCTCATTGAAGATCTTATCAAAGGCAGCGCCCTGCTGTTCGTACTTGGTCACATCGACTTGGTGGAATATAGTATTCCTCAGCGAGGCGGCGGCCTCTTCGCCACGATTTGCATTGCTGCCTATGATGTGGACTTTCCAGAGACCTGTCTTGTCGAGTTCCTGGGCGACGTCGAGGCCCATGCCACTGGCTGTGAACTGTTATTTTCGGTAGGCGATTTTCCTGGGCATCTCGGGGCGGTACTTACTCCCACCTGTGATAAGGGCTACGAGAACCATACTGGATTACTCGGTTTGGGATTGTAAGGAGCCCAGTACTATTGACAGATCAAATACTGGTCTAGGGAGATCTTGATATGAAGGGTTGGTCTGTGTGAGTTCCTGAGATGCGCTAAATGAAGGTGGGATGGAATGTCGGTAAAGGTGGATAAAGACTCTTCCCAGCATTATTAATCTCATTTAACCCCTCACTGCTTCCTAATTCTCAAGGCATCAACCGCTGAATGGGAGTCGACTTGGAGTTCTATACACGATCGTAAGAAGCCGGTGAACGGACATTAGGGTTTTACGACCATGCGAAAGGTTGCCAAATATAAACGACACTAGACGTACCACATCTGACAAAACACCGCTGCTATAATTTTCTCAGGTGTGACAACTTAAATATGATGTATGCGTACATGTAATGATGCCTGGGTGAACTGATAGTAAGGAAAGAAACTGATATAATCCAAATGACTATTAATTATAGCAGCAAGTTGGCCTGATCTAGCATAAAAGCGTAACAGGATCTGGACATGCTTTCAGCGCTGGAACTGACGTAACAATGGATACTAGCCAGGCGAAGAACTCCTCGCCACCAAGCGTAATGCATGACCCAGGGGATCTCTTGCACTTGCGAATACCGCATgagggtcaacattagggtgTTACCTCCGAACAGAGGTTAGTTGGTCATGTCATTGCAGCCCCATTCCCATTATTTACGGGACGGATGTTCGACGCCTGAGGTCCAAATGTGCGAGTATCTGTCCTGGCAGTCGTCGCGACCGTCTTCTGTGCCCTTGCGCCTTTACCGAGAATGTACGGCGGAcgactgaggaagaagagcaggTTTGCTTCATACAGTCTCAGTATTGACACGGAAACATGGTGGAGAAAGCCGGCCTCTAGCGAAAAGTTCATAATTGCGAAATAATGTCTTTCATTTTAGCTAATAGCTATTCCATGTCTTCCCATGCACTCGAATCACGATCCCATTTCCACAGTCAACAAAATGAAGTCAAGCCAGGGCCAAGGGGTAATCATCTTCAAAGAAAGCCGTCAGCCAAACGCTCTTAACATACTCAGCCCAATATTGACATCGGGTAAGAAAAGGCAATCACTTACAAACCGGCCCAGAGGGCAACTTCCATTGCCTAATATTGGAAAGCTTAACCCCACCGAACtgcttctgcatctcatTCAGACTATACTTATACCACTCATTCGTgacaatctcctccccaggaGCGAAGTGGAGACCTAACGGTTCACAATGAACCACTCTGATAGCACGAGCAACGCACCGATGAGTCAAAGTAGGTGACCGCCGATGACGCACACCAATGACTTCCGCAGTCCGATATCACATGATGAAACACGCCTATATGTCAGATATTCGGTCAGTCCCGAATAAGAGATAGGATACGATTCATAAAACGTTTTGAATGATCAACTCTAGAGCCTTTTAAGCTCTtttttgatgatattgatgattcTATGATTCTTGTATCCGGGGCCTCATTTTTACCCCTCTTAAATCACATGATCCTAGTCACGTTTTGCCATTTTATCTGATACAGATTACGAACAAAAGTATGTTGACACCAGGTGGTGCGAACTGCGAATGCCACCTTCAGCAGATGGCCACCTCAGCCTGCCCCCTTGTCAGGTCCATATCTGGCCTAGTGGGAACTTCATGCTTGTCCCATTTCCATGTCCGGAGAAATCATTTAACTGCACCCTATTCGGCCCATCTACACACCTAGCTTCAATAAAATGCTTACCACCCGCCAAGCTGTTCTCATTCTTTGATACCTATTTTCCTAGGATCTGTCCCTACATGACCTTGAGGGACTCGCTCATGGCGCAATTCCACGAGAATCCTCACCTACCACTGGTTAAAGTCAAATGCAACCCGCACCATTTCGGGTCCAGCGCCGTCATTATCGGCGATGCAACACATGCCATCCTCCCATTCTACGGGCAGGGTCTGAACGCAGGTATGGAAGATATCCGGGTTCCCTTCAATCTGCTTGAAAAGAAGAGTGTGTATATCACATCAGACCCACACGATGGGAGCGAGGCCCTATAGCACTGGCCTTCCAGGCATACACGGCAGAACGAGTGCATGATGTGCATGCAATCCATGTTGTAACCAAGTGCGCCTATTTTGAGGTCAGACAAGGGATAAATACACCAATTTACAGAATCAGAAAATATATCGAGGACAATCTGCAACGACATGTGCTGCGGCTGGGGTGGCAGACCATGCACTCACGGATCAGCTTTACCGAACTGCGATATTCTGAGATAGTTCGCAAGGATAAATGCCAGGGAAGGATACTTGCTATCGGGGTCGCGCTTACTTTCTTTCCGGTTGTTCCTGTCTGTGTAGCTTTTGCCAGTTTTCTGATCGATAGTCTAGTGCATTATGCATTAATTGCTAAAGGCCTATTACCAAGGGGGAAGTAGAGCATCAAATGGTACTTTATCATGCGAACCTTTCTTAAGGGATTGAATTCCTAGGAATGTACAAAACCTTCAAGCTTGACTGGATAAAAGAGGCCTTCCGAATGTTCCTATTTAGTGTTTCTCTCCAGTTGAGTTCGGTGTCCTTGTGGAAGCCAAGACGGTCTAAAGCTGTTCTATACACGGGGAAGACGAGTTACTGAATCGCAGATGGTATTGATTCCTGAAACAGGCCCTCTCCGACCATTACCGTTCAACAGCCTACCCAatcatcaaagccaaacaGGGATAAGCGTAACGCACAGTAAGGGCTTATAAACCcaggaagctgagaagcgAGCCtgcttccttccttttctggttCATGCTGAAAATCTTGCATCTAACGTGCCTGATTAGTGAATCATAGAAGCTTTCCAGATTGACTGACACAGATAGGGCCTGGTGAAATGAGTGTTGCTGCCTCGATGTGAGCCATAGATCACGTGCTAGGGCAACCTTAGCCCGGGTTCCTAATGAGTACGGCGGAGCCAGCTGTCGTCAAAACAAGATTTGTAAACCAATCACGGATAGTA
This window of the Aspergillus oryzae RIB40 DNA, chromosome 8 genome carries:
- a CDS encoding SDR family oxidoreductase (predicted protein) gives rise to the protein MVLVALITGGTSGMGLDVAQELDKTGLWKVHIIGSNANRGEEAAASLRNTIFHQVDVTKYEQQGAAFDKIFNEEKRLDFVLANAGIAEDTAMFFASHPTGIPPPPDMTGLTDINFTGAIYTSYLAMHYFRRSPEKTKGNRHLIIMSSIGGLYPCAHTPVYSATKHGLVGFTRSVGKRLLDEGVKVNTVCPGVVLTPLMTTELQAFFPEKIVMKMSDVTNVVLKLISGTEVTDSNGTSVPSDQLHSRAILISGKQYHYVEMPEYFDEKTQLTHQHMMG